The following coding sequences lie in one Salmo salar chromosome ssa13, Ssal_v3.1, whole genome shotgun sequence genomic window:
- the LOC106567577 gene encoding smoothelin-like protein 2 isoform X1 gives MWTKQQRKRETYLSLPSSPPFSSPGRRNLGREGEEEERTVELAPPSIKPIHHLISCNLGVTVASGDMDTSTPVLAAGDKVCDKTVCEALGHLEATLAAAVRELHVDVSAFKQGVERRVDEACQAQGPLAEALQRLTQENLQLRSQLEVLVCLMEGLTGRVVDRSALEERASRGWIPMTSSQGTVNISQGSPSTMVLSGLSESGSSGLGYDASSSTSAFLSSREPMGDTSMPNGHKVVDKMEEKNVAAVWENGHENELKSAGHSLADVTSPKARSDYLYESEGSSFGNPHLPCTAMTKRDSPTSPKPPAQSSALAQKCPASTPKSPTYPMADVTTPKTALDALFSPSESLPGQHQEVRSPVSCHAAQQEHPTPVSLAPPYAPVSVMSKTGPEVPTAPAPTQSPAAPTRSSAAPSQSSAAQSQSPAAPPSPAPAPKTPSQSVFEETKPKASGEFPFKRSERVVHAVEAASASLTRSMSFTATTEKLLPPRKVPPPGTDRSMDKFGGLESFGSPNKFGILDRLGGLDKFGGGGERKLQRSQTLPRNIGMQGKRSLFESLAYESDRSKAAGSKPKLQRSQSFNSASNIKAMLLEWCRSKTIGYQNIDIHNFSSSWCDGMAFAALVHSFFPLVFDYNTLNPANRKHNFEVAFTTAEEQADCVRLIEVEDMMVMGSRPDPMCIFTYVQSLYNHLKKFE, from the exons ATGTGGACTAAacaacagagaaagagggagacctATCTATCCCTCCCTTCATCACCTCCTTTCAGCAGTCCAGGCAGGAGAAACcttgggagagaaggagaagaggaggaaagaaCAGTAGAGCTGGCGCCACCGTCTATTAAACCTATCCACCACTTAATTTCCTGTAATCTGGGGGTTACTGTTGCTAGTGGGGACATGGACACTTCTACACCTGTGTTGGCTGCCGGGGACAAAGTGTGTGACAAGACGGTGTGCGAGGCACTGGGCCACCTCGAAGCTACACTGGCGGCGGCGGTGCGCGAGTTGCATGTGGACGTGAGCGCCTTCAAGCAGGGTGTGGAGCGGCGGGTGGACGAGGCGTGCCAGGCACAGGGACCCCTGGCCGAGGCTCTTCAGCGGCTAACGCAGGAGAACCTGCAGCTCCGGAGCCAGCTGGAGGTGCTGGTCTGCCTGATGGAGGGTCTGACGGGAAGAGTGGTGGACAGAAGCGCCCTCGAGGAGAGGGCCAGTAGGGGATGGATCCCCATGACTTCGTCACAGGGGACGGTGAACATAAGCCAGGGGAGCCCCTCCACCATGGTCCTCTCTGGACTGTCGGAGTCTGGTTCTTCTGGTCTTGGTTATGATGCCTCTAGTTCTACATCAGCGTTTCTCTCCAGCAGAGAGCCAATGGGGGATACCAGCATGCCTAAT GGACATAAGGTTGTTGACAAAATGGAAGAGAAAAATGTTGCTGCTGTGTGGGAGAATGGACATGAAAATGAACTGAAGTCTGCTGGTCATTCATTAGCAGATGTCACCTCGCCCAAAGCAAGATCGGATTATTTGTATGAATCTG AGGGCTCGTCATTCGGCAATCCTCATCTTCCCTGCACTGCCATGACCAAAAGGGACTCCCCGACTAGCCCCAAACCGCCAGCACAATCTTCTGCTTTGGCCCAAAAGTGTCCTGCTTCAACACCAAAGTCTCCTACCTATCCAATGGCAGACGTCACCACTCCCAAAACAGCACTTGATGCTTTGTTTAGtccct CAGAGAGTTTGCCTGGACAACATCAGGAAGTGAGGTCACCAGTCAGCTGTCATGCAGCTCAGCAAGAGCACCCCACCCCTGTATCTCTGGCCCCGCCCTATGCCCCTGTCAGTGTCATGAGCAAAACTGGCCCCGAGGTACCAACTGCACCAGCCCCAACTCAGTCTCCTGCCGCCCCAACCAGGTCTTCCGCAGCCCCAAGTCAGTCTTCTGCCGCCCAATCTCAGTCTCCTGCAGCCCCTCCATCTCCTGCCCCTGCACCTAAAACACCTAGTCAATCAGTATTTGAGGAGACCAAACCCAAAGCATCAGGAGAATTCCCTTTCAAACGTAGTGAACGTG TAGTACATGCAGTTGAGGCAGCGAGCGCGAGTCTTACCCGTAGCATGAGCTTCACAGCAACCACAG aAAAACTCCTACCCCCCAGAAAAGTGCCTCCCCCTGGCACAGACAG GAGCATGGACAAGTTCGGCGGTCTGGAAAGTTTTGGCAGTCCGAACAAGTttggcattctggacaggcttggTGGTCTGGACAAGTTTGGGGGTGGTGGGGAGCGGAAGCTGCAGAGGTCACAAACACTGCCTCGCAACATCGGGATGCAGGGCAAACGGTCTCTGTTTGAGAGTTTGGCCTACGAGAGTGACAG GTCCAAGGCTGCAGGCTCCAAGCCCAAACTGCAGCGCTCTCAGAGTTTCAACAGCGCTAGCAACATCAAGGCAATGCTCCTGGAGTGGTGCCGCTCCAAAACCATTGGCTACCAG aacaTAGACATCCACAACTTCTCGTCCAGCTGGTGTGATGGGATGGCATTCGCTGCCCTGGTCCACTCCTTTTTCCCCCTGGTGTTTGACTACAATACACTGAACCCTGCCAATCGCAAACACAACTTTGAAGTGGCCTTCACCACAGcaga GGAGCAAGCCGACTGTGTGCGTCTCATAGAGGTGGAGGATATGATGGTGATGGGTAGCAGACCAGACCCTATGTGTATTTTCACCTACGTCCAGTCCCTCTACAACCACCTCAAGAAGTTTGAGTGA
- the LOC106567577 gene encoding smoothelin-like protein 2 isoform X2, producing the protein MWTKQQRKRETYLSLPSSPPFSSPGRRNLGREGEEEERTVELAPPSIKPIHHLISCNLGVTVASGDMDTSTPVLAAGDKVCDKTVCEALGHLEATLAAAVRELHVDVSAFKQGVERRVDEACQAQGPLAEALQRLTQENLQLRSQLEVLVCLMEGLTGRVVDRSALEERASRGWIPMTSSQGTVNISQGSPSTMVLSGLSESGSSGLGYDASSSTSAFLSSREPMGDTSMPNGHKVVDKMEEKNVAAVWENGHENELKSAGHSLADVTSPKARSDYLYESEGSSFGNPHLPCTAMTKRDSPTSPKPPAQSSALAQKCPASTPKSPTYPMADVTTPKTALDALFSPSESLPGQHQEVRSPVSCHAAQQEHPTPVSLAPPYAPVSVMSKTGPEVPTAPAPTQSPAAPTRSSAAPSQSSAAQSQSPAAPPSPAPAPKTPSQSVFEETKPKASGEFPFKRSERVHAVEAASASLTRSMSFTATTEKLLPPRKVPPPGTDRSMDKFGGLESFGSPNKFGILDRLGGLDKFGGGGERKLQRSQTLPRNIGMQGKRSLFESLAYESDRSKAAGSKPKLQRSQSFNSASNIKAMLLEWCRSKTIGYQNIDIHNFSSSWCDGMAFAALVHSFFPLVFDYNTLNPANRKHNFEVAFTTAEEQADCVRLIEVEDMMVMGSRPDPMCIFTYVQSLYNHLKKFE; encoded by the exons ATGTGGACTAAacaacagagaaagagggagacctATCTATCCCTCCCTTCATCACCTCCTTTCAGCAGTCCAGGCAGGAGAAACcttgggagagaaggagaagaggaggaaagaaCAGTAGAGCTGGCGCCACCGTCTATTAAACCTATCCACCACTTAATTTCCTGTAATCTGGGGGTTACTGTTGCTAGTGGGGACATGGACACTTCTACACCTGTGTTGGCTGCCGGGGACAAAGTGTGTGACAAGACGGTGTGCGAGGCACTGGGCCACCTCGAAGCTACACTGGCGGCGGCGGTGCGCGAGTTGCATGTGGACGTGAGCGCCTTCAAGCAGGGTGTGGAGCGGCGGGTGGACGAGGCGTGCCAGGCACAGGGACCCCTGGCCGAGGCTCTTCAGCGGCTAACGCAGGAGAACCTGCAGCTCCGGAGCCAGCTGGAGGTGCTGGTCTGCCTGATGGAGGGTCTGACGGGAAGAGTGGTGGACAGAAGCGCCCTCGAGGAGAGGGCCAGTAGGGGATGGATCCCCATGACTTCGTCACAGGGGACGGTGAACATAAGCCAGGGGAGCCCCTCCACCATGGTCCTCTCTGGACTGTCGGAGTCTGGTTCTTCTGGTCTTGGTTATGATGCCTCTAGTTCTACATCAGCGTTTCTCTCCAGCAGAGAGCCAATGGGGGATACCAGCATGCCTAAT GGACATAAGGTTGTTGACAAAATGGAAGAGAAAAATGTTGCTGCTGTGTGGGAGAATGGACATGAAAATGAACTGAAGTCTGCTGGTCATTCATTAGCAGATGTCACCTCGCCCAAAGCAAGATCGGATTATTTGTATGAATCTG AGGGCTCGTCATTCGGCAATCCTCATCTTCCCTGCACTGCCATGACCAAAAGGGACTCCCCGACTAGCCCCAAACCGCCAGCACAATCTTCTGCTTTGGCCCAAAAGTGTCCTGCTTCAACACCAAAGTCTCCTACCTATCCAATGGCAGACGTCACCACTCCCAAAACAGCACTTGATGCTTTGTTTAGtccct CAGAGAGTTTGCCTGGACAACATCAGGAAGTGAGGTCACCAGTCAGCTGTCATGCAGCTCAGCAAGAGCACCCCACCCCTGTATCTCTGGCCCCGCCCTATGCCCCTGTCAGTGTCATGAGCAAAACTGGCCCCGAGGTACCAACTGCACCAGCCCCAACTCAGTCTCCTGCCGCCCCAACCAGGTCTTCCGCAGCCCCAAGTCAGTCTTCTGCCGCCCAATCTCAGTCTCCTGCAGCCCCTCCATCTCCTGCCCCTGCACCTAAAACACCTAGTCAATCAGTATTTGAGGAGACCAAACCCAAAGCATCAGGAGAATTCCCTTTCAAACGTAGTGAACGTG TACATGCAGTTGAGGCAGCGAGCGCGAGTCTTACCCGTAGCATGAGCTTCACAGCAACCACAG aAAAACTCCTACCCCCCAGAAAAGTGCCTCCCCCTGGCACAGACAG GAGCATGGACAAGTTCGGCGGTCTGGAAAGTTTTGGCAGTCCGAACAAGTttggcattctggacaggcttggTGGTCTGGACAAGTTTGGGGGTGGTGGGGAGCGGAAGCTGCAGAGGTCACAAACACTGCCTCGCAACATCGGGATGCAGGGCAAACGGTCTCTGTTTGAGAGTTTGGCCTACGAGAGTGACAG GTCCAAGGCTGCAGGCTCCAAGCCCAAACTGCAGCGCTCTCAGAGTTTCAACAGCGCTAGCAACATCAAGGCAATGCTCCTGGAGTGGTGCCGCTCCAAAACCATTGGCTACCAG aacaTAGACATCCACAACTTCTCGTCCAGCTGGTGTGATGGGATGGCATTCGCTGCCCTGGTCCACTCCTTTTTCCCCCTGGTGTTTGACTACAATACACTGAACCCTGCCAATCGCAAACACAACTTTGAAGTGGCCTTCACCACAGcaga GGAGCAAGCCGACTGTGTGCGTCTCATAGAGGTGGAGGATATGATGGTGATGGGTAGCAGACCAGACCCTATGTGTATTTTCACCTACGTCCAGTCCCTCTACAACCACCTCAAGAAGTTTGAGTGA